The DNA window ACGCCATCGACTGTTCCGAATGCACCGAGTCCCCGTCCGGCGGGCCGAACATCATCAGCGACGGATACCAGAAGCGGTTCAGCGCATCCTGAGCCATCTTCTTTTGCGCGGGTGTGCCCTCGGCACAGGCGCGGATAGCGTCATAGCCCTGACGCTGGTGAAAGCTCTCTTCCTTGCAGATGCGGATCATCGCGCGGGAATACGGGCCGTAAGAGGTCCGCTGCAAAGGCACCTGGTTCATGATCGCCGCGCCATCCACCAGCCAGCCGATCGCGCCGATATCGGCCCAGTTCAGCGAGGGGTAGTTGAAGATTGACGAGTACTTCATGCGGCCATCGAGCAGCATCTCGGTCATCTCGTCCCGGCTGACGCCCAAGGTCTCGGCCGCGCAGTAAAGATAAAGACCATGGCCGGCCTCGTCCTGCACCTTGGCCAGCAGGATCGCCTTGCGCTCCAACGTGGGGGCGCGGGTGACCCAATTGCCTTCGGGCAGGGTGCCGACGATCTCGGAATGGGCGTGCTGACCGATCTGACGGATCAGTGTCTTGCGATAGCCCTGAGGCATCCAGTCCTTGGGTTCGATCTTTTCGCCTGCGTCAATGCGGGCCTGAAAGGCTGCCAGCTTTTCAGGATCTTCCTGTGACGCTTCGGATTTGACCATCTGTGCATACATGGCAGTTCCCTCCTTAAACTCGTTCCAGGATCAGGGCAGCACCCTGTCCGACTCCGACGCACATGGTGCACAGCGCATAGCGCCCGCCCGTGCGTTGCAATTGATAGGCCGCCGTCAGCACCAGACGCGCGCCCGACATACCCAACGGGTGCCCGATCGAGATGGCACCACCGTTGGGGTTAACATGGGGTGCATCATCGGCCACGCCAAGTTCGCGCAGGGTGGCAAGACCCTGGCTGGCAAAAGCTTCGTTCAATTCTATCACATCCATCTGCTCGATGGTCAGACCCGCACGGGCCAAAACCTTGCGGCAGGCCGGAACCGGCCCGATGCCCATGACGCGGGGGGCCACACCTGCGACCGACATGCCCACCACGCGGGCCATCGGCTTGAGATTGTTCTTGGCTGCGGCCGCTTCGTTTGCCATCAGGATCGCCGCAGCACCGTCATTGACGCCCGAGGCGTTGCCTGCGGTCACGGTCTTGTCCGGGCCATTGATGCCCTTGAGCCCTGCCAGCTTTTCGGCAGTCGAGCCGGGGCGGGGGTGTTCGTCGGTGTCGAACACAATCGGATCGCCCTTGCGCTGCGGCAGTGTCACAGGGGCGATTTCGTCCTTGAACACGCCAGCCGCATCAGCCGCAGCCCAACGCGCCTGGCTGCGCGCGGCAAAGGCATCCTGGTCCGCCCGGCTGACGCCATAGTCATCCGCCACGTTGTCAGCGGTCTGCGGCATGGTGTCGGTGCCATACATCTGATGCATCTTCTTGTTCACGAAGCGCCAGCCGATGGTGGTGTCATAGACATTGTTTGCGCGGCTAAAGGCGCTGGTGGCCTTGGGCATCACAAATGGCGCCCGGCTCATGCTTTCGACACCTCCGGCGATGACCATGTCATAGTCACCAGCCTTGATCCCGCGCGAGGCCATGCCAACAGCGTCCATGCCGCTGGCGCACAGCCGGTTCACCGTGGTGCCCGGAACATCGATCGGCAGACCGGCCAGCAGCCCGGCCATCCGAGCCACGTTGCGGTTGCTTTCGCCGGCCTGATTGGCGTCGCCAAAGATCACGTCGTCAACACTGGCCCAGTCCACATCGGGGTTGCGTTCCATCAGGGCGGCTATTGGCAGCGCAGCCAGATCGTCGGTGCGAACCCCGGACAGGGCCCCGCCGTAGCGTCCGATTGGGGTGCGTTGTGCGTCGCAGATGAAGGCGTCCATTCAGAATAGTCTCCAATTGTTGGCTGCACCATAAGGTGACCGCTTGGTCGGTTATATTGTCGAAAAGCGATTCGAGGCAAGAAAAATGTAACAAGAATGATGGTGTTATCAAAATACGGTAACACGTATCATTTATGTGATTGTAAATATTCAATAAAGATTTCTGTCTCTGTGAAGGGGAGAGACCTGAAATGGAGAGTTCCTGGTCTCTCTCGTTGGTTGAGCCGCTGTGTCGCAGTGATCTTCTGCCTGCGTTAGTTTGCAGGCGGAGAGTACGGATCAGGTGTTCCCGGAGCTATGCGGGGATACTTTTCGAAAGACGCCAAATGCTCACCCAGCTGCGGCAAAGCCTTCGCGGCAACCCAAGTGTAAGGGAACAGCACGTTGTCGCGTTCACCGGGATCGTTCAACAGATTATAGACCCGGGGCGTATCAAAGGACTCTGTGGGGCTGAAAATCGTAGCGTTCTCTTTGAACAGGACTTTCCAATCCTGCCATTTCACGCCGTAAATCTGCTCTCCCATGTAGACGATCACGCCATCTCGGTTCGAGTTCTTCTGTTCGCCCAGAAAAAACGCGGACTGATCGATCCCGTCAAATGCGCGATCTTGTGGGACTGAGCCGCCAGCAAAGGCTGCAAGTGTGGGGAACAGATCCATGGAATGCACCACTTCATTGCTCGCCGATCCAGCCGGAATCCTGCCGGGCCACTTGATCGCAAAAGGAACCCGCATGCTGCCCTCGAGACTGGTGAACAAGGTGCCACGGAACGGGCCGGACGTGCCTTGAACTGCCGGAGTGGGGGAAACATTGGAGCTGCCGACAGGCAAGGCTTCGGGGCCGTTGTCCGCAGTGAAGATCACCACCGTTTCATCGCCGACTCCAGCGTCTTCCAACGCCTGCACGACCTGCCCGATATAGGTATCGGTCTGCAACAATATATCCGCCCAAACACCATTGCCGGTTGCGCCTTCAAACTCTGGATGGGGGATGTTTGGATAATGCGTGTTTGTGTAAGCCAGATACAGAAAGAACGGATCTTCGGTTTGGCTTTTGCGGTTGATGAAATCGACGGCTTTTTGGGTCAGGTCCCCGTCAATTAGGCCTCGGTACTCGATATCATAATCTCGGGCCACGGTGGCTGGCTGCCCGGCCACGCCTTGCATGACAACGGGGGCTTCCATGTCGGCCTCGGCAAATCCACTAAGTGTGCGCCACACCGTGACATCCGTTGTTTCGACGCCATAAAACTCGTCGAAACCCTGACTTGTTGGGAAACGCCCTTCAGTCCAGCCCAGATGCCACTTGCCGAGCATTGCGGTGTCATACCCGGCCTCTTTCAGCATCTCGGCCATCGTGATTTCCCACTGCACCAAACCGTAGACGCCGCCACCAAGTGGCACAGTGTGATTGCCGCTGCGGATGCCGTATCGGCCCGTCATCGTGGCCGCGCGCGATGGGGTGCACTGGCTTTCGACATTGAAATTGGTCAACCGCAGACCTTCTGCGGCCAGCGCATCCATTGAAGGTGTCTCGGTTCCGCGGACAATGCCACCGCCATTAAACCCGGGTTCACCCCAGCCGAAATTGTCCAGAAAGATGAAGACGATGTTGGGTTTGTCTTGGGCTGCGGCCATGGACGACAAAGAACACGTCAGACCGGCCGCGATCAGTAGACTGCGAAATATCTTCATGAAAGTACCTCCAGATCAACTGGAGGTATTCTAACGTTTGAATTCGAACCCTAGTCAACTGTTTTGGGGGGTCACAGCTGTCCGGCTTCTTCCAGCACCTTGCGGGCCACGCGGAAGCACTCCAACGACTGCGGCACCCCGCAGTAAATGCCGATCACGTGGATGATGGCGCGGATTTCCTCTTTGCTGACACCGTTATTCAGTGCACCGCGGCAGTGAATCTCCCACTCATGCATCTTTCCGAGGGCGCCGATCATCGCCAGGTTCATCATCGAACGTGTCTTGGGCTCGATCACG is part of the Falsiruegeria litorea R37 genome and encodes:
- the paaA gene encoding 1,2-phenylacetyl-CoA epoxidase subunit PaaA, whose product is MYAQMVKSEASQEDPEKLAAFQARIDAGEKIEPKDWMPQGYRKTLIRQIGQHAHSEIVGTLPEGNWVTRAPTLERKAILLAKVQDEAGHGLYLYCAAETLGVSRDEMTEMLLDGRMKYSSIFNYPSLNWADIGAIGWLVDGAAIMNQVPLQRTSYGPYSRAMIRICKEESFHQRQGYDAIRACAEGTPAQKKMAQDALNRFWYPSLMMFGPPDGDSVHSEQSMAWKIKINTNDELRQKFVDQTVPQAEFLGLTVPDENLKWNEERGHYDFSQPDWSEFFDVIKGNGPCNVDRLADRNKAWDDGAWVREGMLAHARKKAAAKVAAE
- the pcaF gene encoding 3-oxoadipyl-CoA thiolase is translated as MDAFICDAQRTPIGRYGGALSGVRTDDLAALPIAALMERNPDVDWASVDDVIFGDANQAGESNRNVARMAGLLAGLPIDVPGTTVNRLCASGMDAVGMASRGIKAGDYDMVIAGGVESMSRAPFVMPKATSAFSRANNVYDTTIGWRFVNKKMHQMYGTDTMPQTADNVADDYGVSRADQDAFAARSQARWAAADAAGVFKDEIAPVTLPQRKGDPIVFDTDEHPRPGSTAEKLAGLKGINGPDKTVTAGNASGVNDGAAAILMANEAAAAKNNLKPMARVVGMSVAGVAPRVMGIGPVPACRKVLARAGLTIEQMDVIELNEAFASQGLATLRELGVADDAPHVNPNGGAISIGHPLGMSGARLVLTAAYQLQRTGGRYALCTMCVGVGQGAALILERV
- a CDS encoding arylsulfatase, whose amino-acid sequence is MKIFRSLLIAAGLTCSLSSMAAAQDKPNIVFIFLDNFGWGEPGFNGGGIVRGTETPSMDALAAEGLRLTNFNVESQCTPSRAATMTGRYGIRSGNHTVPLGGGVYGLVQWEITMAEMLKEAGYDTAMLGKWHLGWTEGRFPTSQGFDEFYGVETTDVTVWRTLSGFAEADMEAPVVMQGVAGQPATVARDYDIEYRGLIDGDLTQKAVDFINRKSQTEDPFFLYLAYTNTHYPNIPHPEFEGATGNGVWADILLQTDTYIGQVVQALEDAGVGDETVVIFTADNGPEALPVGSSNVSPTPAVQGTSGPFRGTLFTSLEGSMRVPFAIKWPGRIPAGSASNEVVHSMDLFPTLAAFAGGSVPQDRAFDGIDQSAFFLGEQKNSNRDGVIVYMGEQIYGVKWQDWKVLFKENATIFSPTESFDTPRVYNLLNDPGERDNVLFPYTWVAAKALPQLGEHLASFEKYPRIAPGTPDPYSPPAN
- a CDS encoding carboxymuconolactone decarboxylase family protein, with the translated sequence MADLFNEDLFLKGLEQRKGTLGAEYVEKNLAAADDFTRPFQEAMTAWCWGFGWGDDVIEPKTRSMMNLAMIGALGKMHEWEIHCRGALNNGVSKEEIRAIIHVIGIYCGVPQSLECFRVARKVLEEAGQL